In Festucalex cinctus isolate MCC-2025b chromosome 5, RoL_Fcin_1.0, whole genome shotgun sequence, a single genomic region encodes these proteins:
- the LOC144018409 gene encoding LOW QUALITY PROTEIN: adenine nucleotide translocase lysine N-methyltransferase (The sequence of the model RefSeq protein was modified relative to this genomic sequence to represent the inferred CDS: substituted 1 base at 1 genomic stop codon) — MEDSIEVILQDYEKVLPLSSPHPLLSACTGALFTGLYGVWSLFTMPGFRKIPSNLKVPYLPSSRDQTQNIMKLLKGRTGRLADLGSGDGRLVFAASSAGFKCTGFEINSILVAYARSKARWTAVPSSQATFVKKDFWKVNLSQYDNVTAFLATGVMEVLGXKLLKELPDDARVIACRYPFPGWPHQSTLGSGLDQTWAYDIGAVRSSLRGSVK, encoded by the exons ATGGAAGACTCCATCGAAGTCATCCTTCAGGACTACGAGAAGGTCCTGCCTTTGAGCAGTCCTCATCCGTTGTTGTCAGCCTGCACCGGTGCTCTGTTCACAGGCCTCTATGGAGTGTGGAGTCTCTTCACCATGCCCGGCTTCCGCAAAATCCCGTCTAACCTGAAG GTGCCCTATTTGCCCTCCAGCAGAGACCAGACGCAGAACATCATGAAGCTGCTCAAGGGTCGCACGGGTCGCTTAGCAGATCTTGGATCAGGAGATGGGAGGCTG GTGTTTGCCGCGTCCTCTGCTGGCTTCAAGTGCACCGGCTTCGAGATTAACTCCATTCTTGTTGCATATGCCAGGTCAAAGGCCCGTTGGACCGCAGTGCCTTCCAGTCAGGCTACTTTTGTTAAAAAAGACTTTTGGAAGGTAA ATTTATCACAGTACGACAATGTGACGGCTTTTCTTGCTACAGGAGTG ATGGAAGTGCTCGGATAGAAGCTGCTGAAAGAGCTTCCCGATGATGCGCGCGTCATCGCTTGCCGCTACCCTTTCCCCGGCTGGCCTCACCAGTCCACTCTCGGCTCTGGACTCGACCAGACGTGGGCCTATGATATCGGCGCCGTGCGATCCAGTCTGAGGGGAAGTGTCAAGTAA
- the plk2b gene encoding serine/threonine-protein kinase PLK2b, with amino-acid sequence MEVQKTAGLQQPKSGNMCESTPRSCEPRRKKAEERGAPSEMSRIITDPATGKCYCRGKVLGKGGFAKCYEMTDLSTSKVYAAKIIPHARVSKPHQREKIDREIDLHRILHHKHIVHFYHHFEDKDNIYILLEYCSRKSLAHILKARKVLTEPEVRYYLRQIVSGLKYLHEQEILHRDLKLGNFFVNESMELKVGDFGLAAKLEPAGNRRKTICGTPNYLSPEVLNKQGHGCESDIWALGCVMYTMLLGRPPFETTNLKETYRCIREARYSLPSSLSPQAKQLIASLLAKMPEDRPDLEHILRHDFFTQGFSPERLSASCCHSTPDFHVSSPAKSFFKKAAAALFGGRRDKVKYYETLNKLTKEEEEIYKLQHDLERTVISQQQCKKTAENGSLLPPSAQSPVALATESRSLTTTRDTIRLIVRGSLGSCSSSSECLEYNTTGSVADTVAGVLRGCLENMPKADSIPQSANSCSLQWVTKWVDYSNKYGFGYQLSDHTVGVLFNNGTHMSLLPDRKTIHYYAELGQRSVFPTCEVPEHFVGQVTVLKYFSHYMEENLMDGGDLGSMTDAHMPRLYLLQWLKSDRALMMLFNDGTFQVNFYHDHTKIILCCQRDEYMLTYINEDRVSKTFKLSSLLASGCPADLRERMLYSLDMLLQRCS; translated from the exons atggAAGTACAGAAGACTGCCGGGCTTCAGCAACCCAAGAGCGGCAACATGTGCGAGTCGACGCCGAGGTCCTGCGAGCCTCGGCGGAAGAAAGCCGAGGAGCGCGGCGCTCCTTCGGAGATGTCTCGGATCATTACCGACCCGGCCACCGGCAAGTGCTACTGCCGCGGCAAAGTTCTGGGAAAG GGAGGCTTTGCAAAGTGCTACGAGATGACCGACCTCTCCACCAGTAAAGTTTACGCAGCCAAAATCATCCCGCATGCGCGCGTCTCTAAGCCGCACCAACGGGAGAAG ATTGACAGAGAAATCGACCTTCACCGAATACTCCATCACAAGCACATAGTGCACTTTTACCACCATTTCGAGGACAAGGACAACATCTACATCCTGCTGGAGTACTGCAGCAGAAAA tcctTGGCACACATCCTGAAGGCCCGCAAAGTACTCACGGAGCCAGAGGTGCGCTACTACCTACGACAGATCGTTTCTGGGCTCAAGTACCTGCACGAGCAGGAGATCCTGCACAGGGACCTCAAACTGG GTAATTTTTTCGTAAACGAATCCATGGAGCTGAAGGTGGGCGACTTTGGTCTGGCAGCCAAGCTGGAACCGGCGGGGAACAGGAGGAAGACGATCTGCGGGACTCCCAACTATCTTTCGCCCGAGGTGCTGAACAAGCAGGGCCACGGCTGTGAATCAGACATCTGGGCCCTCGGCTGTGTAAT GTACACAATGCTTTTGGGAAGGCCGCCGTTTGAAACCACCAACCTGAAGGAGACGTACCGGTGCATCCGCGAGGCTCGCTACTCGTTGCCCTCCTCGCTATCGCCGCAGGCCAAGCAGCTCATTGCCAGCCTGCTGGCCAAGATGCCAGAGGACAGACCCGACCTGGAGCACATCCTGAGGCACGACTTCTTCACACAG GGCTTCAGTCCCGAACGTCTGTCGGCGAGCTGTTGTCACTCCACGCCTGATTTCCACGTTTCAAGTCCCGCCAAGAGCTTTTTCAAGAAAGCGGCGGCAGCTCTGTTTGGAGGCAGGCGAGACAAGGTCAAATACTACGAAACTCTGA ataagttaaccaaagaggaagaggagatcTACAAACTGCAACATGACCTGGAACGAACTGTCATCAGCCAGCAGCAGTGCAAAAAGACAGCTGAG AATGGAAGTCTACTTCCGCCATCTGCCCAAAGCCCCGTTGCCCTGGCAACAGAGAGCCGATCCCTGACGACGACGCGAGATACCATCCGTCTAATCGTCAGAGGGAGTCTGGGGagttgcagcagcagcagcgaat GTCTGGAGTACAACACCACAGGGAGTGTTGCCGACACGGTCGCCGGTGTGTTGAGGGGGTGCCTGGAGAACATGCCTAAAG CTGACAGCATTCCTCAGAGCGCAAATAGTTGCAGCCTTCAGTGGGTGACCAAGTGGGTGGACTACTCCAACAAGTACGGCTTTGGATACCAGTTGTCCGACCACACCGTGGGCGTTCTCTTCAACAATGGCACTCACATGAGCCTCCTGCCAGACAGAAA GACAATCCATTATTATGCAGAGTTGGGCCAGCGCTCTGTTTTCCCCACCTGCGAGGTACCTGAACACTTCGTGGGCCAAGTGACTGTGCTCAAGTATTTTTCCCACTACATGGAGGAGAACCTCATGGAT GGCGGGGACCTGGGCAGTATGACGGATGCACACATGCCCAGACTCTATCTGCTCCAATGGCTCAAATCGGACCGCGCCCTCATGATGCTCTTTAATGACGGCACTTTCCAG